A DNA window from Ensifer sp. WSM1721 contains the following coding sequences:
- a CDS encoding isovaleryl-CoA dehydrogenase has protein sequence MFQGGLNFALGEEIDALRESVHRFASECIAPLADEADRSNAFPMPLWREMGELGLLGITADEVYGGAGLGYLAHCVAMEEISRASASVGLSYGAHSNLCVNQINRNGNPAQKGKHLPKLISGEHVGALAMSEPNAGSDVVSMKLRAEKRGDRYLLNGNKMWITNGPDADVLVVYAKTDPAAGPRGITAFLVEKTFPGFSPGQKLDKLGMRGSNTSELIFSDCEVPEENVLGTVGEGVKVLMSGLDYERVVLSAGPLGIMAACLDVVVPYLHERQQFGQPIGEFQLMQGKLADMYVTMNAARAYVYAVAAACDRGETARKDAAGCILYAAERATAMALEAIQALGGNGYTNDYPAGRLLRDAKLYEIGAGTSEIRRMLIGRELFAETK, from the coding sequence ATGTTTCAGGGTGGATTGAACTTCGCGCTCGGCGAGGAGATCGACGCGCTGCGCGAGAGCGTGCACCGTTTTGCATCCGAGTGCATAGCGCCGCTTGCCGACGAAGCGGATCGCAGCAATGCCTTTCCGATGCCGCTTTGGCGGGAGATGGGGGAACTCGGCCTTCTCGGCATCACCGCCGACGAGGTCTATGGCGGCGCTGGACTTGGCTATCTCGCCCATTGCGTCGCGATGGAGGAGATCAGCCGTGCTTCCGCGTCGGTGGGCTTGAGCTACGGCGCCCATTCCAATCTCTGCGTCAACCAGATCAACCGCAACGGCAACCCGGCGCAGAAGGGCAAACATCTGCCGAAGCTGATCTCCGGCGAACATGTGGGCGCGCTCGCCATGTCAGAGCCAAACGCCGGCTCGGATGTCGTCTCGATGAAGCTCCGGGCGGAGAAGCGCGGCGACCGTTATCTCCTGAACGGCAACAAGATGTGGATCACCAACGGCCCCGACGCCGACGTGCTGGTGGTCTACGCTAAGACCGATCCGGCGGCGGGTCCTCGCGGCATCACCGCCTTCCTCGTCGAGAAGACTTTTCCCGGCTTCTCGCCCGGCCAGAAGCTCGACAAGCTCGGAATGCGCGGTTCGAACACCTCGGAACTCATCTTCAGCGATTGCGAGGTACCGGAGGAGAATGTGCTTGGCACCGTCGGCGAGGGCGTCAAGGTGCTGATGTCCGGTCTCGACTACGAGCGGGTCGTGCTTTCGGCCGGGCCGCTCGGCATCATGGCCGCTTGCCTCGATGTCGTCGTCCCCTATCTCCATGAGCGCCAGCAGTTCGGGCAACCGATCGGCGAGTTTCAGTTGATGCAGGGAAAGCTTGCCGACATGTATGTGACGATGAATGCCGCGCGCGCCTATGTCTACGCCGTGGCGGCGGCATGCGACCGTGGGGAGACGGCGCGCAAGGATGCTGCCGGCTGCATTCTCTATGCGGCGGAGAGGGCGACGGCCATGGCGCTCGAGGCGATACAGGCGCTCGGCGGCAACGGCTACACCAATGACTATCCGGCCGGGCGCCTGTTGCGCGACGCCAAGCTCTATGAGATCGGCGCCGGCACGAGCGAGATCCGCCGGATGCTGATCGGTCGGGAGCTTTTCGCCGAGACCAAGTAA
- a CDS encoding RidA family protein: MKRDHINALNAPQPHGGYSQAVSIEEFRRLLFVSGQIPVTSDEIVPEGFEAQARQVWLNVDAQLKAAGMMKTDIVKITTYLADRHHVMANREIRNDYLGSHAPAMTVVITGIFDSAWLLEVEVVAAQ; this comes from the coding sequence ATGAAGCGCGACCATATCAATGCCTTGAACGCGCCGCAGCCGCACGGCGGCTATTCGCAAGCGGTGAGCATCGAGGAATTCCGGCGGCTGCTTTTCGTCAGCGGCCAGATTCCGGTGACGTCCGACGAGATTGTTCCGGAGGGCTTCGAGGCGCAGGCACGTCAGGTCTGGCTGAACGTCGATGCACAACTCAAGGCGGCCGGCATGATGAAGACCGATATCGTCAAGATCACGACCTATCTCGCCGATCGGCATCACGTCATGGCGAACCGCGAGATCCGCAATGACTATCTCGGTTCGCATGCGCCGGCGATGACGGTGGTGATCACCGGCATCTTCGATTCCGCCTGGCTTCTGGAAGTCGAAGTGGTTGCAGCGCAATAG
- a CDS encoding helix-turn-helix domain-containing protein codes for MNKKDPNPIDAFVGSRVRMRRLMVGLSQEKLADGLGITFQQVQKYEKGTNRIGASRLQAIADILGVHPSFFFQQDNGKPQSRETAADIHESHEISSFVASKEGIALNRAFLKIADPVLRKKIISLVAAMANTPEAEQTAIPSGDRRSEALHG; via the coding sequence ATGAACAAGAAGGATCCCAACCCGATCGATGCCTTCGTTGGCTCGCGTGTCCGCATGCGCAGGTTGATGGTTGGCCTCAGCCAGGAGAAACTCGCCGACGGCCTCGGTATCACTTTCCAGCAAGTGCAGAAATACGAGAAGGGAACCAATCGTATCGGTGCAAGCCGGCTGCAGGCGATTGCCGATATCCTGGGCGTCCATCCGAGCTTTTTCTTCCAACAGGACAACGGCAAGCCTCAGTCGCGCGAAACTGCGGCCGATATCCACGAGTCGCACGAGATTTCATCTTTCGTCGCCTCGAAAGAGGGCATCGCGCTCAACAGAGCCTTCCTGAAGATCGCAGACCCGGTGCTGCGAAAGAAGATCATCTCGCTCGTCGCAGCCATGGCGAACACGCCCGAGGCGGAACAGACGGCGATTCCCTCCGGCGACCGCCGCAGCGAAGCGCTCCACGGCTGA
- the nirB gene encoding nitrite reductase large subunit NirB → MAERTPEKLVIVGNGMAPGRMLEELFEKAPGRYDVTIFNAEPRVNYDRIMLSPVLSGEKDYEEIIIHGDGWYIKHGITLYKGHKIIAIDRAAKTVTSDHGVTESYDKLVIATGSVPFIIPVPGKELQGVITYRDLDDVQAMLLAAQSREKAVVIGGGLLGLEAAAGLQARGMDVTVLHVMPTLMERQLDPAAGYLLQKAVEQRGIKVLTKANTKRILGETKVEGIELDDGRIIPATLVVMAVGIRPNAGLAKDTGLAVNRGIVVDAGMQTSDGDIMALGECAEVGGMVYGLVAPLYEMARVAASHLAGDRKAAFVHSDTPTKLKVTGINLYSVGDFADGDGREEIVLRDATAGIYKRLVLKDNRIIGTVLYGDTTDGAWFNDLLKRGTEISEMRDTLIFGQAYQGGSPLDPTAAVAALPDDAEICGCNGVCKGKIVSTITGKGLTSLDEVRAHTKASASCGSCTGLVEQLMSLTLGDNYNPAAVQPMCNCTDLGHDDVRRLIKAKGLKTIPAVMQELEWKTSCGCAKCRPALNYYLVCDWPDEYADDYQSRFINERVHANIQKDGTYSVVPRMWGGVTSSKELRAIADVVDKFNVPMVKVTGGQRIDLLGIEKEDLPAVWADLGKAGFVSGQAYAKGLRTVKTCVGSEWCRFGTQDSTGLGIRIEKFMWGSWTPAKVKMAVSGCPRNCAEATCKDVGVICVDSGFEIHFAGAAGLDIKGTEVLGLVKTEDEALEHIVALTQMYREQARYLERIYKWAKRIGLDEIRRQIMDDAEKRKAYFDRFVFSQKFAQVDPWSERVSGKDKHEFRPMATVGFNQAAE, encoded by the coding sequence ATGGCTGAACGCACCCCCGAGAAACTCGTGATCGTCGGCAACGGCATGGCGCCGGGCCGCATGCTGGAAGAGCTCTTCGAAAAGGCGCCCGGGCGCTATGACGTGACGATCTTCAACGCCGAGCCGCGCGTCAATTACGACCGCATCATGCTCTCGCCGGTGCTTTCCGGCGAAAAGGACTACGAAGAGATCATCATCCACGGCGACGGCTGGTACATCAAGCACGGCATCACGCTGTACAAGGGCCACAAGATCATTGCGATCGACCGCGCTGCCAAGACGGTCACCTCCGATCACGGCGTCACGGAAAGCTATGACAAGCTGGTGATCGCCACCGGTTCGGTGCCCTTCATCATTCCGGTGCCCGGCAAGGAGCTGCAGGGCGTCATCACCTATCGCGATCTCGACGACGTGCAGGCGATGCTGCTCGCGGCTCAGTCGCGCGAGAAGGCGGTCGTCATCGGCGGCGGCCTGCTCGGCCTCGAAGCGGCAGCCGGCCTCCAGGCGCGCGGCATGGACGTCACCGTGCTGCACGTCATGCCGACGCTGATGGAGCGCCAGCTCGACCCGGCCGCCGGTTATCTGTTGCAAAAGGCGGTCGAACAGCGCGGCATCAAGGTCCTCACAAAAGCGAACACCAAGCGGATCCTTGGCGAGACCAAGGTCGAGGGCATCGAGCTCGACGACGGCCGGATCATTCCGGCAACGCTGGTGGTGATGGCCGTCGGCATCCGGCCGAATGCCGGGCTTGCCAAGGATACGGGGCTTGCTGTCAACCGCGGCATCGTCGTCGATGCCGGCATGCAGACCTCCGATGGCGACATCATGGCGCTCGGCGAATGCGCCGAGGTCGGCGGCATGGTTTACGGCCTCGTCGCGCCGCTCTACGAGATGGCGCGCGTTGCCGCTTCCCATCTTGCCGGAGACCGCAAGGCCGCCTTCGTGCATTCCGATACACCGACCAAGCTGAAGGTGACCGGCATCAACCTCTATTCGGTCGGTGATTTCGCCGATGGCGACGGGCGCGAGGAGATCGTGCTGCGCGATGCCACCGCCGGCATCTACAAGCGGCTGGTGCTCAAGGACAATCGCATCATCGGAACGGTGCTCTACGGCGACACTACAGACGGCGCCTGGTTCAACGATTTGTTGAAGCGCGGCACCGAAATCTCTGAGATGCGCGACACCCTGATTTTCGGCCAGGCCTATCAGGGAGGGTCCCCGCTGGACCCTACGGCGGCCGTTGCAGCCTTGCCGGATGATGCGGAAATCTGCGGCTGCAACGGCGTCTGTAAAGGCAAGATCGTTTCGACAATCACCGGCAAGGGCCTGACGTCGCTCGACGAGGTGCGCGCGCATACCAAGGCTTCCGCTTCCTGCGGCTCCTGCACTGGCCTTGTCGAGCAGCTCATGTCGCTGACCCTGGGCGACAACTACAATCCGGCCGCGGTGCAGCCGATGTGCAACTGCACCGACCTCGGCCATGACGACGTTCGCCGCCTCATTAAGGCGAAGGGGCTCAAGACCATTCCCGCCGTCATGCAGGAACTCGAGTGGAAGACGTCCTGCGGCTGCGCCAAATGTCGCCCTGCCCTCAACTACTATCTCGTCTGCGACTGGCCGGACGAATATGCCGACGATTACCAGTCGCGCTTCATCAACGAGCGTGTCCACGCCAATATCCAGAAGGACGGTACTTATTCCGTGGTGCCGCGCATGTGGGGCGGGGTCACCAGTTCGAAGGAACTCCGCGCAATCGCCGACGTCGTCGACAAGTTCAACGTGCCGATGGTCAAGGTGACCGGCGGCCAGCGCATCGACCTGCTCGGCATCGAGAAGGAAGATCTGCCGGCCGTATGGGCCGATCTCGGCAAGGCCGGCTTCGTCTCCGGCCAGGCCTATGCCAAGGGTCTGAGAACGGTAAAGACCTGCGTCGGCTCCGAATGGTGCCGCTTCGGCACCCAGGATTCCACCGGGCTCGGCATCCGTATCGAGAAGTTCATGTGGGGCTCGTGGACGCCCGCCAAGGTGAAGATGGCCGTCTCCGGCTGCCCACGTAACTGCGCGGAAGCGACCTGCAAGGACGTCGGCGTGATCTGCGTCGACTCCGGCTTCGAGATCCACTTCGCCGGTGCCGCCGGCCTCGACATCAAGGGCACCGAGGTGCTGGGCCTCGTCAAGACCGAGGACGAGGCGCTCGAGCACATCGTCGCGCTGACGCAAATGTATCGCGAACAGGCCCGATACCTGGAACGCATCTA
- a CDS encoding ANTAR domain-containing response regulator — protein sequence MTHRDLTILVIDENAIRASIIEEGLREAGHRKVTVIHEVHGVARIVDTLRPDVIVIDIENPNRDMMEHLFQLTRTVGRPIAMFVDRSDTASIEAAVEAGVSAYVVDGLKKERVKPILDMAVSRFNAFSRLQRELADAKSALEERKLVERAKGILMKMRGLSEEEAFTLLRQTAMNEKKKISEIAQSVVTAAGLLIR from the coding sequence ATGACCCATCGCGACTTAACCATTCTTGTGATTGACGAGAACGCCATCCGCGCCTCGATCATCGAGGAGGGCCTGCGCGAGGCCGGGCATCGCAAGGTCACGGTCATCCATGAGGTTCACGGCGTCGCCCGCATCGTCGACACACTTAGACCGGATGTGATCGTCATCGACATCGAAAACCCTAACCGGGACATGATGGAGCATCTGTTCCAGCTAACCCGCACAGTCGGCCGGCCGATCGCCATGTTCGTGGACCGTTCCGATACGGCCTCGATCGAGGCGGCCGTTGAGGCCGGCGTTTCCGCCTATGTGGTCGACGGGCTGAAGAAGGAGCGGGTCAAGCCGATCCTCGACATGGCGGTCAGCCGCTTCAACGCCTTCAGCCGCCTTCAACGCGAGTTGGCCGACGCGAAATCGGCTCTCGAAGAGCGCAAGCTCGTCGAGCGCGCCAAGGGCATCCTCATGAAAATGCGCGGTCTTTCCGAAGAGGAGGCCTTCACGCTGCTGCGCCAGACGGCAATGAACGAGAAGAAGAAAATTTCTGAGATCGCGCAAAGCGTCGTGACCGCCGCCGGATTACTGATCCGATGA
- a CDS encoding carboxyl transferase domain-containing protein yields the protein MTILRSHISASSDVFKANRAAMAEAISTVEEAVRLAAAGGGDTARERHVSRGKLLPRDRIASLIDPGTPFLEIGATAAHGLYNGDAPGAGLITGIGRITGRECMIVCNDPTVKGGTYYPITVKKHLRAQEIAAENCLPCVYLVDSGGANLPNQDEVFPDRDHFGRIFYNQANMSAAGIPQISVVMGSCTAGGAYVPAMSDEAIIVEKQGTIFLAGPPLVRAATGEVVSAEDLGGADVHTRLSGVADHLARDDAHALALARRAVSGLNREKPWSVELTKPEPPLYDPEEMTGIVPADLRTPYEIREVIARIVDGSRFDEFKSRFGTTLVCGFAHIHGIPVGIIANNGVLFSESAVKGAHFVELCAQRRIPLVFLQNITGFMVGRKYETEGIAKHGAKLVTAVATVKVPKITMLVGGSFGAGNYGMCGRAFSPRFLWTWPNSRISVMGGEQAAGVLSAVRGEALKRTGTPWSEEEEARFRQPVLDLFERQSHPLYASARLWDDGVIDPRKSRDVLALSLSAALNAPIEDTRFGLFRM from the coding sequence ATGACAATATTGCGATCGCACATTTCGGCATCCTCGGATGTGTTCAAGGCGAACCGCGCTGCGATGGCGGAGGCGATCTCGACGGTCGAGGAGGCGGTGCGGTTGGCCGCCGCCGGCGGCGGTGATACGGCGCGCGAACGCCACGTCAGCCGCGGTAAGCTCCTGCCCCGCGACCGGATCGCTTCGCTCATCGATCCGGGCACCCCCTTTCTCGAGATCGGCGCCACCGCCGCGCACGGCCTGTATAATGGCGACGCGCCCGGCGCCGGCCTCATCACCGGGATAGGTCGGATCACCGGGCGCGAATGCATGATCGTCTGCAATGATCCGACGGTCAAAGGCGGCACCTATTATCCGATCACCGTCAAGAAGCATTTGCGGGCGCAGGAGATCGCCGCCGAGAATTGCCTTCCCTGCGTCTATCTCGTCGATTCCGGCGGCGCCAACCTGCCGAACCAGGACGAGGTCTTTCCCGACCGCGATCACTTCGGCCGCATCTTCTACAATCAGGCGAACATGTCGGCGGCCGGAATTCCGCAGATCTCGGTTGTGATGGGTTCCTGCACGGCAGGCGGCGCCTATGTGCCGGCCATGTCCGACGAGGCGATCATCGTCGAAAAGCAGGGGACGATCTTTCTCGCAGGGCCGCCGCTGGTGCGTGCGGCGACCGGCGAGGTGGTATCGGCCGAGGACCTCGGCGGCGCCGATGTGCACACGCGTCTTTCAGGCGTTGCCGATCATCTGGCGCGCGACGACGCGCATGCGCTGGCGCTGGCGCGGCGCGCCGTTTCGGGCCTGAATCGCGAAAAACCGTGGTCTGTCGAACTGACAAAGCCCGAACCGCCTCTCTACGATCCGGAGGAAATGACCGGGATCGTTCCCGCCGATCTCAGGACACCCTATGAGATCCGCGAAGTGATCGCCCGCATCGTCGACGGCTCCCGTTTCGACGAATTCAAGTCGCGTTTCGGCACCACACTCGTCTGCGGCTTCGCCCACATTCACGGCATCCCCGTCGGTATTATCGCCAACAATGGCGTGCTGTTTTCGGAGTCGGCGGTAAAGGGTGCGCATTTTGTCGAGCTCTGCGCCCAGCGCAGAATCCCGCTCGTGTTCCTGCAGAACATCACCGGCTTCATGGTGGGCCGCAAATACGAGACCGAGGGCATCGCCAAGCACGGCGCCAAGCTGGTGACGGCGGTCGCGACCGTGAAGGTACCGAAGATCACCATGCTCGTCGGCGGCTCGTTCGGTGCCGGCAACTACGGCATGTGCGGGCGCGCCTTCTCGCCGCGCTTCCTCTGGACCTGGCCGAACAGCCGCATCTCGGTCATGGGCGGCGAGCAGGCGGCAGGCGTGCTCTCGGCCGTGCGCGGCGAAGCTTTGAAACGGACAGGCACTCCCTGGAGCGAAGAGGAGGAGGCCCGCTTCCGCCAGCCGGTGCTCGACCTCTTCGAGCGCCAGAGCCATCCGCTCTATGCCTCGGCGCGCCTTTGGGACGACGGCGTAATTGACCCGCGCAAGAGCCGCGACGTGTTGGCGCTATCTCTGTCGGCTGCCTTGAACGCGCCCATCGAGGATACGCGTTTCGGATTGTTCAGGATGTAG
- a CDS encoding gluconokinase, whose product MTIEHKPAPPDPRFPGSIVVMGVSGSGKSSVGEAIAEAYGYPFIEGDALHPPENIRKMSEGIPLTDDDRWPWLAAIGQRLAESPSPVVVACSALKRSYRQKLRESASKGLAFVFLHGSEAVLAERMRHRSGHFMPTSLLQTQLATLEDPTGEENTVAVDIAQPLETIVREALAGLGRL is encoded by the coding sequence ATGACCATCGAGCATAAACCCGCACCACCCGATCCTCGGTTTCCCGGGTCGATCGTCGTTATGGGCGTTTCCGGCAGCGGCAAATCGTCGGTCGGCGAGGCGATCGCCGAGGCCTACGGCTATCCCTTCATCGAGGGCGACGCGTTGCACCCGCCGGAGAACATCAGGAAAATGTCGGAGGGCATTCCCCTTACCGACGACGACCGCTGGCCGTGGCTGGCGGCGATCGGGCAGCGGCTGGCGGAGAGCCCGTCGCCCGTCGTCGTTGCCTGTTCCGCGCTGAAGCGCAGCTATAGGCAGAAGCTTCGCGAAAGCGCTTCGAAGGGCCTCGCCTTTGTATTTCTGCACGGCAGCGAGGCCGTGCTCGCCGAGCGCATGCGTCACCGCTCCGGTCATTTCATGCCGACCTCACTGCTGCAGACGCAACTCGCGACGCTGGAGGACCCGACGGGGGAGGAAAATACGGTTGCCGTCGATATCGCGCAGCCGCTGGAAACCATCGTCCGCGAGGCACTCGCCGGGCTTGGGCGGCTGTAG
- a CDS encoding CmpA/NrtA family ABC transporter substrate-binding protein has product MNALTDIEKFKGEKLSPGDALPAPAIIGHPGSRTIRAGFIPLVDAAVLIAAAEFGFAEREGIILELVKDVSWANVRDRLAFRQFDIAHMLSPMPVAAMLGLGSNPSPVITPFSLGRGGNAITLSTRLYRRMQEEGTLGGREDALANATALAAVIRKAKAADEPPLTLGVTYPFSSHNYEFRYWLAAGGIDPDRDVKLMVVPPPMTSDALAAGAIDGFCVGAPWNMVASERGVGRIVATKQDIWPSAPEKVVGMRPEWAATNPETVSRLVVALDRAARWADAPENRDTLADILADERYVAAPVGIIRRVLAGEFTIDPEGNRRVIDDYFVFHSGFANVPRPSQALWTYSQMVRWGQAPLSEEGLAASVLAYRPDLYRRALGADALPADADRGPKGTTPDDRFLDGHVFDPSRMEDYIESFAIRATGRSQLPIEDG; this is encoded by the coding sequence GTGAACGCATTGACGGATATAGAAAAATTCAAAGGCGAGAAGCTCTCCCCCGGTGATGCACTACCCGCGCCGGCGATAATCGGTCATCCGGGGTCGCGCACGATACGGGCGGGCTTCATTCCCCTTGTCGATGCGGCCGTGCTGATCGCCGCCGCCGAATTCGGTTTCGCGGAAAGGGAGGGCATCATCCTCGAACTCGTCAAGGACGTCTCCTGGGCGAATGTGCGCGACCGGCTGGCCTTTCGCCAGTTCGATATCGCCCATATGCTGTCACCCATGCCCGTCGCCGCCATGCTCGGCCTCGGTTCCAACCCCTCGCCGGTGATCACGCCCTTTTCGCTCGGACGCGGCGGCAACGCGATCACGCTTTCGACCCGTCTCTATCGACGCATGCAGGAAGAAGGCACGCTTGGCGGCCGCGAGGACGCGCTCGCGAATGCTACGGCGCTTGCGGCGGTGATCCGCAAGGCCAAGGCCGCCGATGAACCGCCGCTAACGCTTGGCGTCACCTATCCTTTTTCCTCGCACAATTACGAGTTTCGCTATTGGCTCGCCGCCGGCGGCATCGATCCGGACCGCGATGTCAAGCTCATGGTCGTGCCGCCGCCGATGACCTCCGACGCGCTTGCCGCCGGCGCTATCGACGGCTTCTGCGTCGGTGCGCCTTGGAACATGGTCGCCTCCGAACGCGGCGTCGGCCGCATCGTCGCCACCAAACAGGACATCTGGCCCTCCGCACCGGAAAAGGTCGTCGGCATGCGGCCTGAATGGGCCGCGACCAATCCCGAGACGGTTTCACGTCTGGTCGTCGCGCTCGACCGCGCCGCCCGCTGGGCGGACGCGCCGGAGAACCGCGACACACTCGCGGACATTCTTGCCGACGAGCGCTATGTCGCCGCCCCCGTCGGCATCATCCGCCGGGTGCTCGCAGGCGAATTCACCATCGATCCGGAAGGCAATCGACGCGTCATCGACGATTATTTCGTCTTCCACTCTGGCTTTGCCAACGTCCCGCGCCCGAGCCAGGCGCTCTGGACCTATAGCCAGATGGTGCGCTGGGGACAGGCGCCTTTATCTGAAGAAGGGCTGGCGGCAAGCGTATTGGCCTATCGCCCGGATCTCTACCGCCGCGCGCTCGGAGCGGACGCCCTGCCGGCCGACGCGGATAGGGGACCTAAAGGCACAACGCCCGATGACCGCTTCCTGGATGGACACGTCTTCGATCCAAGCAGGATGGAAGACTATATCGAGTCCTTTGCGATCAGAGCGACAGGCCGGTCGCAGCTCCCGATCGAGGACGGTTGA